A section of the Rubritalea squalenifaciens DSM 18772 genome encodes:
- a CDS encoding YHS domain-containing protein — protein sequence MKSIIVVILSALSFLLVACNQSTEAKTEAQTKPSEVSAEYPLDVCVVSGKKLGSMGDPYVVTYEGQEVRFCCSHCEPKFQKDPASYLAKLKKGKE from the coding sequence ATGAAATCAATTATCGTCGTCATCCTCAGCGCGCTGAGTTTCCTCCTTGTAGCCTGCAACCAAAGCACGGAAGCCAAGACTGAGGCTCAAACCAAGCCTAGTGAAGTCAGTGCAGAGTATCCACTGGATGTGTGTGTGGTCTCCGGAAAGAAATTAGGCTCGATGGGGGACCCCTATGTAGTTACTTATGAAGGGCAGGAAGTGCGCTTCTGTTGCTCTCACTGCGAGCCCAAATTTCAGAAGGATCCAGCCAGCTACCTGGCCAAGCTCAAGAAGGGAAAGGAGTAA